The Coffea arabica cultivar ET-39 chromosome 8e, Coffea Arabica ET-39 HiFi, whole genome shotgun sequence genome window below encodes:
- the LOC140012718 gene encoding uncharacterized protein, with the protein MKERFDHLKLVVLPKTRYDWLHLRLQDLKSVNEYNSAIFRITSQLSLCGEKVTDEDMLEKTFSTFHVSNMLLQQQYREKGFKKYSELIACLLLAEQNNELLLRNHESRPTGASPFPESNATQFQNSDRGRGRGHRGGRGGGRGRDRSKFVPRENFNRDKQQNVSQKRKNNYDQKNGEKKVYEEKCYRCGMEGHCSRTCRTVEHLVDLYQASLKKKDKGVETNFIDQKNDYDDGDDADMTHLDVADFFEHPKDVNKYSMII; encoded by the coding sequence ATGAAAGAAAGATTCGACCACCTGAAGTTGGTCGTTCTTCCAAAAACCCGATATGATTGGCTTCACTTACGACTGCAAGATTTGAAATCTGTCAACGAATATAATTCAGCCATATTCAGAATCACTTCTCAATTATCATTATGTGGCGAAAAAGTCACTGATGAAGATATGTTAGAGAAAACATTTTCTACTTTTCATGTCTCTAACATGCTCCTGCAGCAGCAATATCGAGAGAagggatttaaaaaatattctgaacTTATTGCATGTCTTCTCTTGGCTGAACAAAACAATGAATTATTGTTGAGAAATCATGAGTCCCGACCAACTGGTGCAAGTCCATTCCCTGAATCGAATGCgactcaatttcaaaattctgaTCGAGGTCGTGGACGTGGCCATAGAGGTGGTCGTGGAGGAGGCCGTGGACGTGATCGTAGTAAATTTGTGCCCCGTGAAAATTTTAACCGTGACAAACAACAAAATGTTTCccaaaagaggaaaaataacTACGAtcagaaaaatggagaaaagaaagtttatgaagaaaaatgctaCCGATGTGGTATGGAAGGTCATTGTTCCCGTACCTGTCGTACGGTTGAGCATCTTGTTGACCTCTATCAAGCatcattgaaaaagaaagacaaaggtGTTGAGACAAATTTCATTGATCAAAAGAATGATTATGATGATGGTGATGATGCTGATATGACACACCTCGATGTTGCTGATTTTTTTGAGCATCCTAAAGATGTCAACAAATACTCGATGATTATTTAG